In a single window of the Tribolium castaneum strain GA2 chromosome 8, icTriCast1.1, whole genome shotgun sequence genome:
- the LOC100142466 gene encoding farnesol dehydrogenase: MERWEGKIAIVTGASAGIGAATAKILVKKGLKVVGLARRVELIEELTLSLTEAPGELYAVKCDLSKEEEILDALKWVKENLGPVHILVNNAGFVRPTNLIEKTTDDWRLTFDVNVIAMCICTREAVKVMREHNIAGHVINLNSLVGRYPVSLPHPNLNVYPASKYAVTALTENLRQEFRYFNTGIKVTSISPGIVISDFQEGFCKDGTLEAMRSGPVLYPEDVAEAIVYTLSTPPHVQVHDIFMHPLGEML; encoded by the exons ATGGAACGTTGGGAAGGTAAAATCGCGATAGTTACCGGTGCTAGTGCCGGAATCGGGGCCGCAACGGCcaaaattttagtcaaaaaaggACTCAAA GTTGTTGGACTAGCGCGCAGAGTCGAGCTAATCGAAGAACTGACTCTGAGTCTAACCGAGGCTCCTGGCGAACTTTACGCCGTTAAATGCGACTTGAGCAAAGAGGAGGAGATTTTGGACGCGCTTAAATGGGTGAAAGAAAATTTAGGACCGGTTCATATCCTGGTCAATAATGCGGGGTTCGTCAGACCGACTAATCTAATag AAAAAACG ACCGACGACTGGCGCTTGACCTTCGACGTAAACGTAATCGCAATGTGCATTTGCACACGTGAGGCGGTCAAGGTCATGCGTGAGCACAACATTGCGGGTCATGTGATCAATCTCAATTCACTGGTTGGCCGATATCCGGTCTCGCTCCCCCACCCCAACCTTAACGTTTACCCTGCGTCAAAGTATGCGGTTACGGCGCTTACGGAAAACCTACGCCAGGAGTTTCGTTATTTCAATACGGGGATTAAAGTTACG AGTATTAGTCCGGGAATTGTTATTTCAGACTTTCAGGAAGGTTTTTGCAAGGATGGCACATTGGAGGCCATGAGGAGTGGACCGGTGCTTTATCCGGAAGATGTGGCCGAAGCAATTGTTTATACTTTGTCGACGCCACCTCATGTTCAA GTTCATGATATTTTCATGCATCCGTTGGGAGAGATGCTTTAG
- the LOC100142468 gene encoding uncharacterized protein LOC100142468: MTVFFDIFIKTRTPEMLFLYPILFILPAMASARIDCSRESYDECIRIADPLVKQPHLIFPDNMNDIDIVCKTWNKFVDCLKYYTDNCFTEQQRRQFNKAVEDSIESVHQMCVQPSYQKEYLQYAPCIKSTITEPAHCGSHYNLLVDQVAQGEIISKSTLCCSHDRFKQCIMRETRRLCDRNAPEFATHLIDKALSFLQDQCYNYIPNSGDCTTLATDSQPFSTSSSEVYPWSTIEDIAPKEILPARVTPPKPPTTWLPSSSITPNSDASPTQMLGSRTRPASFGRASSWSDTPTGVSTTPSSRPDWATVTSWSPQSESGKTTTWYPAAGTELGNQVEEPNQQGLTKPRNGAGRGAVGVAAVVWAAVWLV, encoded by the exons ATGACAgtttttttcgatattttcaTCAAGACGC GAACCCCAGAAATGTTGTTCCTGTACCCCATTCTTTTTATCCTTCCGGCAATGGCTTCGGCCCGAATCGACTGCTCAAGGGAGTCCTACGATGAGTGCATTCGAATCGCTGACCCTTTGGTCAAACAGCCCCATTTAATTTTCCCCGACAACATGAACGACATTGATATAGTTTGCAAGACTTGGAATAAATTCGTCGATTGCTTGAAATACTACACTGATAATTGTTTTACTGAACAACAAAGACGCCAGTTTAACAAAGCAGTGGAAGATTCCATCGAAAGTGTGCACCAGATGTGTGTACAACCCAGCTATCAGAAGGAATACTTACAATATGCCCCCTGTATTAAGAGTACCATTACAGAACCTGCCCATTGTGGCTCACACTACAATCTTTTAGTGGATCAAGTCGCCCAAGGGGAAATTATCTCGAAATCAACATTGTGTTG CTCCCACGATCGTTTCAAACAGTGTATCATGCGCGAAACGCGCCGCCTATGCGACCGAAACGCCCCCGAATTCGCAACACACTTAATCGACAAGGCTTTGAGTTTCCTCCAGGACCAATGCTACAACTACAT CCCCAACTCTGGCGACTGCACGACACTCGCCACCGACTCGcaacccttctccacgtcatCAAGCGAAGTGTACCCCTGGAGCACCATCGAGGACATCGCCCCCAAGGAGATCCTCCCCGCACGGGTGACTCCCCCAAAACCACCAACAACGTGGCTGCCCTCGTCCAGCATAACCCCAAATTCG GACGCGTCCCCCACCCAAATGCTGGGTTCGCGCACACGCCCCGCCTCCTTCGGCAGAGCCAGTAGCTGGTCGGACACGCCCACAGGCGTGTCCACAACACCGTCATCGCGTCCTGATTGGGCAACGGTGACCAGTTGGAGTCCACAAAGCGAGAGTGGGAAAACAACCACGTGGTACCCGGCTGCTGGCACCGAACTTGGCAACCAAGTCGAGGAGCCCAACCAGCAAGGCCTGACCAAGCCCAGGAATGGGGCGGGGCGAGGGGCCGTGGGCGTGGCTGCGGTGGTTTGGGCGGCGGTCTGGCTAGTCTAG
- the LOC100142272 gene encoding sn-1-specific diacylglycerol lipase ABHD11 — MRLLRPFRALKAFRRQLSTIEPVKLAYASYESTNSPSDHDPAPLIVNHGLFGSKSNWNSLCKVYHNKTNRKVIAVDARNHGDSPHTQQHTYEHLALDLRELLTQLKFEKAAFLGHSMGGRAVMYLALKYPELVDKLIVADISPVTTSPNLKTMPGLFNVMQNLNMPKNVSMSVARSQTDLQLARFIGDKGLRNFLLTNLVQKLDGSYMWRINIPTLMASFEEIATFPPINKYKFEGPVLFVGGGASDYIQKSDHEQILKLFPKAQFQYIEGAGHWLHSEKPSEFLQHTVDFLNK, encoded by the exons ATGCGGCTTTTGCGGCCTTTCCGCGCCTTGAAAGCCTTCCGGCGCCAGTTATCGACCATCGAGCCGGTGAAACTGGCGTACGCCTCTTACGAGAGCACGAATTCGCCCAGTGACCACGACCCGGCCCCCTTGATAGTCAACCATGGCCTGTTCGGCTCCAAGTCGAATTGGAACAGTTTGTGCAAAGTGTACCACAATAAGACCAACCGCAAGGTCATCGCAGTCGATGCGCGCAACCACGGCGACAGCCCCCATACGCAACAGCACACCTACGAGCACCTAGCGCTCGATTTGCGCGAGCTTTTGACGCAGCTCAAGTTCGAAAAGGCGGCCTTTTTGGGGCACTCGATGGGCGGCCGTGCTGTGATGTATTTGGCTTTGAAATAC CCTGAACTTGTAGATAAATTAATCGTGGCGGACATTTCCCCAGTCACCACGAGCCCCAATTTGAAGACAATGCCGGGCCTTTTTAACgttatgcaaaatttaaacatgCCCAAAAATGTGTCAATGTCAGTGGCGAGGTCGCAGACTGATTTACAATTGGCTAGGTTTATTGGTGATAAGGGGTTGAGGAATTTTCTGTTGACGAATTTGGTGCAGAAATTGGACGGCAG tTACATGTGGAGAATAAATATACCGACTTTAATGGCCAGTTTTGAAGAAATTGCCACTTTTCCCCCcattaataaatacaaatttgaGGGGCCTGTCCTATTTGTAGGGGGCGGAGCGTCTGATTATATACA GAAAAGTGACCACGAACAGATACTGAAGTTATTCCCCAAGGCCCAGTTTCAGTACATAGAAGGAGCAGGTCATTGGTTACACAGTGAAAAACCGTCGGAGTTCCTCCAACACACAGTcgactttttaaataaataa
- the LOC103313306 gene encoding zinc finger protein 616 isoform X1, which produces MSGYKRVNFYELCRLCATNQQKDKTHIFQEEGRKIQLQTKIQSCLSLTVCENDFLPKVVCSKCLRTLEVCYSFRQECVSSESMLSSYFKNFRYTEDFKKSGKVYIKDTATKTAPPEPPTFTEVKPVENVPFYTLQLPAIVTNQPVKAEKIAPMMGAIKTAPRNEMSNVVVNANGEVLNIAQLVDFESLINQAGLQQQKKCVTKATKKDKEDPIIKIDLTTTSESNYDTGQKNKNPNKFAYAIKVEEKLNNPSVIFNNLPEFNQNAAFNGYNNSLYTPGVVATPSVVCNTVEPSTVNLNVLSQDLNQPAAQPYQHKVVAEEMAPTQVNNNNQIIKSHVCEICQKSFKRREHLYQHVKLHTGFRPYTCENCNKSFMRKEHLLRHMTSHSGQKNFTCNICDKSFSRNDNLLKHKKTHDKQASYTCDICQKQFVMKHYYLAHKLTHDSDRCSLANVWNVLKT; this is translated from the exons ATGTCGGGCTACAAACGCGTCAATTTCTACGAATTGTGTCGATTATGTGCCACAAACCAGCAAAAAGACAAAACGCACATCTTCCAGGAAGAGGGCCGCAAAATCCAGCTCCAAACAAAAATCCAAAGCTGTCTCTCCCTCACT GTCTGCGAGAACGACTTTTTACCCAAAGTCGTTTGCTCCAAATGCCTCCGAACGCTCGAAGTTTGCTATTCGTTCCGGCAAGAGTGCGTCAGTTCCGAGAGCATGCTCTCAagctatttcaaaaatttcaggtATACGgaggattttaaaaaatcgggcAAG GTCTACATCAAGGACACGGCCACCAAGACCGCGCCCCCTGAGCCCCCAACCTTCACCGAAGTCAAACCGGTGGAAAACGTGCCCTTCTACACCCTACAACTACCGGCAATTGTGACCAATCAACCGGTCAAAGCGGAAAAAATCGCCCCCATGATGGGGGCCATCAAAACAGCCCCCCGAAACGAAATGAGCAACGTGGTGGTGAACGCCAACGGCGAAGTCCTAAATATCGCCCAATTGGTTGATTTTGAATCGCTGATTAATCAAGCCGGCTTGCAacaacaaaagaaatgcgTCACCAAGGCGACTAAGAAAGACAAGGAGGACCcgattattaaaattgatctCACAACGACCAGCGAATCAAATTATGACACgggtcaaaaaaataaaaatccaaaTAAATTCGCATACGCGATCAAAGtcgaagaaaaattaaataatccaTCGGtgattttcaataatttgcCCGAATTTAATCAAAATGCTGCGTTCAATGGTTATAATAATAGTCTGTACACCCCTGGTGTTGTGGCGACACCTAGCGTTGTTTGTAATACAGTGGAGCCATCTACTGTTAATTTGAACGTATTAAGCCAGGATTTGAACCAGCCAGCGGCGCAGCCCTACCAACATAAAGTGGTGGCCGAAGAAATGGCCCCAACTCAGGTGAATAACAACAATCAAATAATCAAGTCGCACGTGTGTGAGATTTGTCAGAAGAGTTTCAAAAGAAGGGAACATTTGTACCAACATGTTAAGTTACATACGGGTTTTCGTCCGTACACTTGCGAGAATTGTAATAAGAGTTTTATGCGCAAGGAGCATCTCCTAAGGCATATGACGTCACACAGTGGGCAGAAAAATTTTACGTGTAATATTTGCGATAAGAGTTTTTCGCGCAATGATAATTTGCTGAAGCATAAGAAAACGCACGATAAACAGGCGAGTTATACGTGCGATATTTGCCAGAAGCAGTTTGTGATGAAGCACTATTATCTGGCGCATAAATTGACGCATGATAGCGATAGGTGTAGTCTGGCGAATGTTTGGAATGTGTTAAAGACgtag
- the unc-119 gene encoding protein unc-119 homolog yields MSVVREKRETIPRPLPPPDSSKAITPEDVLRLTKITETYLCDPDANIYDIDFTRFKIRDLESGAVLFEIAKPLPENVDENDKNPESGDEAIDPNSGRFVRYQFTPQFLKLKTVGATVEFTVGGRPVNRFRMIERHFFRDKLLKTFDFEFGFCIPYSRNTCEHIYEFPVLPPDLVNEMIASPFETRSDSFYFVDDFLIMHNKADYAYNGGMST; encoded by the exons ATGAGTGTGGTTCGAGAAAAACGCGAGACCATCCCCCGACCACTCCCGCCCCCCGACTCCTCCAAAGCCATCACACCGGAGGACGTCCTCCGGCTGACGAAAATAACAGAAACGTATTTGTGCGACCCGGACGCCAACATCTACGACATTGACTTCACCAGGTTCAAAATCAGGGACCTGGAGAGCGGCGCCGTCCTCTTCGAGATCGCCAAACCCCTGCCGGAGAACGTTGACGAAAACGACAAAAATCCCGAAAGTGGGGACGAAGCCATCGACCCCAATTCGGGGCGCTTTGTGCGCTATCAGTTCACGCCACAGTTTCTCAAATTGAAGACAGTGGGGGCCAC GGTTGAATTCACGGTGGGTGGCAGGCCTGTCAATAGGTTTCGCATGATTGAGAGGCACTTCTTCAGGGATAAGTTGCTCAAAACGTTCGATTTTGAGTTCGGGTTTTGCATTCCATACTCGAGGAACACGTGCGAACACATCTACGAATTTCCAGTGCTGCCACCCGATTTAG TGAATGAGATGATCGCCTCTCCTTTCGAGACCCGTTCGGACAGTTTTTACTTCGTCGATGATTTTCTAATAATGCATAACAAAGCCGACTACGCTTACAATGGAGGAATGTCAACATAA
- the LOC103313306 gene encoding zinc finger protein 182 isoform X2: MCHKPAKRQNAHLPGRGPQNPAPNKNPKLSLPHCLRERLFTQSRLLQMPPNARSLLFVPARVRQFREHALKLFQKFQVYIKDTATKTAPPEPPTFTEVKPVENVPFYTLQLPAIVTNQPVKAEKIAPMMGAIKTAPRNEMSNVVVNANGEVLNIAQLVDFESLINQAGLQQQKKCVTKATKKDKEDPIIKIDLTTTSESNYDTGQKNKNPNKFAYAIKVEEKLNNPSVIFNNLPEFNQNAAFNGYNNSLYTPGVVATPSVVCNTVEPSTVNLNVLSQDLNQPAAQPYQHKVVAEEMAPTQVNNNNQIIKSHVCEICQKSFKRREHLYQHVKLHTGFRPYTCENCNKSFMRKEHLLRHMTSHSGQKNFTCNICDKSFSRNDNLLKHKKTHDKQASYTCDICQKQFVMKHYYLAHKLTHDSDRCSLANVWNVLKT; the protein is encoded by the exons ATGTGCCACAAACCAGCAAAAAGACAAAACGCACATCTTCCAGGAAGAGGGCCGCAAAATCCAGCTCCAAACAAAAATCCAAAGCTGTCTCTCCCTCACT GTCTGCGAGAACGACTTTTTACCCAAAGTCGTTTGCTCCAAATGCCTCCGAACGCTCGAAGTTTGCTATTCGTTCCGGCAAGAGTGCGTCAGTTCCGAGAGCATGCTCTCAagctatttcaaaaatttcag GTCTACATCAAGGACACGGCCACCAAGACCGCGCCCCCTGAGCCCCCAACCTTCACCGAAGTCAAACCGGTGGAAAACGTGCCCTTCTACACCCTACAACTACCGGCAATTGTGACCAATCAACCGGTCAAAGCGGAAAAAATCGCCCCCATGATGGGGGCCATCAAAACAGCCCCCCGAAACGAAATGAGCAACGTGGTGGTGAACGCCAACGGCGAAGTCCTAAATATCGCCCAATTGGTTGATTTTGAATCGCTGATTAATCAAGCCGGCTTGCAacaacaaaagaaatgcgTCACCAAGGCGACTAAGAAAGACAAGGAGGACCcgattattaaaattgatctCACAACGACCAGCGAATCAAATTATGACACgggtcaaaaaaataaaaatccaaaTAAATTCGCATACGCGATCAAAGtcgaagaaaaattaaataatccaTCGGtgattttcaataatttgcCCGAATTTAATCAAAATGCTGCGTTCAATGGTTATAATAATAGTCTGTACACCCCTGGTGTTGTGGCGACACCTAGCGTTGTTTGTAATACAGTGGAGCCATCTACTGTTAATTTGAACGTATTAAGCCAGGATTTGAACCAGCCAGCGGCGCAGCCCTACCAACATAAAGTGGTGGCCGAAGAAATGGCCCCAACTCAGGTGAATAACAACAATCAAATAATCAAGTCGCACGTGTGTGAGATTTGTCAGAAGAGTTTCAAAAGAAGGGAACATTTGTACCAACATGTTAAGTTACATACGGGTTTTCGTCCGTACACTTGCGAGAATTGTAATAAGAGTTTTATGCGCAAGGAGCATCTCCTAAGGCATATGACGTCACACAGTGGGCAGAAAAATTTTACGTGTAATATTTGCGATAAGAGTTTTTCGCGCAATGATAATTTGCTGAAGCATAAGAAAACGCACGATAAACAGGCGAGTTATACGTGCGATATTTGCCAGAAGCAGTTTGTGATGAAGCACTATTATCTGGCGCATAAATTGACGCATGATAGCGATAGGTGTAGTCTGGCGAATGTTTGGAATGTGTTAAAGACgtag
- the LOC100141584 gene encoding gustatory receptor for sugar taste 43a, with protein sequence MHRTEIPVTSDLYHVLQPFIFVTRAFGFMPIAASKKGAHYVVYLSRVYTAYSYALGSFMMFWSLGGLHEDFHASNSVRMSNSTVKYVTLIDLGEVMVTVFVGIVVTPFKIKHLWRLLASFHKIDAMVAPKKAQNERKIVIVSMVVAILCVLYVLTYELYLWGEVSSKNGQFWVFMKRYFILFSTYFMVFIEEMPYWNFIRLIRRRIEALNEVLGKGLDVFRNVTKLWITPVKLNKKNSGSFGILSYEKVVNLMKMYELIGDSVDAANDFCGVSILCIMFSCLIHLVVTPYFLLVEVANGGFFFFIFLQFSWTMLHCGRLMVIVETCQYCLDEHQKTVELVFKLLSCELQEDVKDQMKLFALQLSGRKVRFTSFSMMKFNRSLLTAIGGSITTFLVILFQFGSVGSDVYYSRD encoded by the exons ATGCATCGAACGGAAATTCCTGTCACTTCCGACCTTTACCACGTCCTGCAACCGTTCATTTTCGTCACTCGCGCCTTCGGCTTCATGCCAATAGCTGCCTCAAAAAAGGGGGCCCACTACGTGGTCTATCTCTCCCGCGTTTACACTGCTTACAGCTACGCCCTGGGCAGTTTCatga TGTTCTGGTCACTTGGGGGCCTCCATGAGGACTTCCATGCCAGCAATTCGGTTCGAATGAGCAACTCGACTGTGAAATACGTGACTTTGATTGATTTGGGCGAGGTAATGGTCACGGTTTTTGTCGGGATTGTGGTCACGCCGTTCAAAATCAAGCACTTGTGGCGGCTTTTGGCCAGTTTTCACAAAATCGACGCCATGGTGGCGCCGAAAAAGGCGCAAAACGAGCGAAAAATCGTGATTGTTTCGATGGTGGTGGCGATTTTGTGCGTTTTGTACGTTCTGACCTACGAGTTGTATTTGTGGGGCGAGGTTTCGAGCAAAAACGGCCAATTTTGGGTTTTTATGAAGCGGTATTTTATCCTGTTTTCCACTTATTTCATGGTTTTTATCGAGGAAATGCCGTATTGGAACTTTATAAGACTGATTAGGAGGAGGATTGAGGCGTTGAATGAGGTTCTGGGGAAGGGGTTGGACGTTTTCCGGAACGTCACCAAACTGTGGATTACTCCGGTTAAGCTGAACAAGAAAAACTCCGGGAGTTTCGGAA TCTTGAGTTACGAAAAAGTGGTCAATTTGATGAAAATGTACGAACTTATTGGGGATTCGGTCGATGCGGCGAACGATTTTTGTGGAGTTAGCATTTTG TGCATTATGTTCAGTTGTCTCATTCATTTGGTGGTCACCCCGTATTTTCTCCTGGTGGAGGTGGCAAATGGgggctttttctttttcatttttttgcaattttcctgGACCATGTTGCACTGTGGTCGGCTTATGGTGATCGTGGAGACTTGTCAGTATTGTCTGGATGAG CATCAGAAAACTGTAGAGTTGGTGTTTAAGTTGTTGTCGTGTGAGTTGCAAGAGGATGTTAAGGACCAAATGAAACTTTTTGCTTTGCAACTGTCGGGCCGGAAAGTGAGGTTTACGTCCTTTTCGATGATGAAGTTTAATCGGTCGTTGTTGACTGCG attggCGGCTCGATAACAACTTTTCTGGTCATCCTCTTCCAATTCGGAAGTGTAGGAAGCGACGTCTACTACTCCCGcgactaa
- the LOC107398036 gene encoding gustatory receptor for sugar taste 43a-like isoform X2, whose translation MFRDITLDPKFFHCYQPIFTTTRFLGLNPLTCHRTPKSYLLKWSWTLYSFNCVLIAILTILGFYGLESYIKAGTDGFVWSKFTQNHFLSILDFAELQLLGFYFVVVQPFGFKHFAEMMDGFGKIDSLFPDFESENERRLCIIFGSGVFVVFSMVLVFDGIVVWRNVNGTELGLKDYTFYLVYFVLIGFELQYWQLVGFIERRMRRINKNLKHSDENSHRLIFNAMIGYEHIYDVINWINKIYNIQISLIISSCFLRIVLNLYVLILSIIHKDETVLLFLQVAWILLYFIRFVIILEVCHSCELQHQKTLNLIFTLITRIVRDDTKDILKNFSLKLTQNKIRFCCFAIPRINRSLFVTICSSITTFLIIFIQFTKL comes from the exons ATGTTTCGTGACATCACACTCGATCCCAAATTTTTCCACTGCTACCAACCCATTTTTACCACGACCCGATTTTTGGGCCTAAACCCCCTAACTTGCCACAGAACCCCCAAGTCGTATTTATTGAAATGGTCGTGGACTTTGTACAGTTTCAACTGCGTCCTGATCGCAATcttga CAATTTTGGGGTTTTATGGTTTAGAGAGTTACATCAAAGCCGGCACTGATGGTTTCGTTTGGTCCAAATTCACCCAAAACCACTTCTTATCGATCCTCGATTTCGCCGAATTGCAACTTTTGGGTTTTTATTTCGTGGTGGTTCAACCATTTGGGTTTAAACACTTTGCCGAAATGATGGATGGTTTTGGTAAAATCGATTCGCTTTTTCCCGATTTTGAGAGTGAAAACGAGCGGAGATTGTGCATAATTTTCGGGAGTGGcgtttttgtggttttttcgATGGTTTTGGTTTTTGATGGGATTGTGGTTTGGCGGAACGTTAATGGGACCGAGTTGGGTTTAAAGGATTACACGTTTTATCTGGTTTATTTCGTTTTGATCGGCTTTGAGTTGCAGTATTGGCAGTTGGTTGGTTTCATCGAACGGAGGATGAgacgaattaataaaaatttgaaacatagtgatg aaaacaGCCATCGCTTGATTTTTAACGCCATGATTGGCTACGAGCACATTTACGACGTTATTAATTGGATCAACAAGATTTACAATATTCAGATTTCG TTGATTATTTCGAGTTGTTTCCTCCGAATTGTCCTAAATCTCTACGTCCTTATCTTATCAATTATTCACAAAGACGAAActgttttactgtttttgcAAGTCGCCTGGATTCTTCTGTATTTCATtcgttttgtaataattttggaaGTGTGTCATTCGTGTGAATTacag CACCAGAAAAccttgaatttaattttcactCTCATAACTCGTATTGTACGAGACGACACTaaagatattttgaaaaattttagtttaaaattgactcaaaataaaatcagGTTCTGCTGTTTTGCCATTCCACGGATTAATCGATCGTTGTTTGttaca ATCTGCAGCTCGATAACGAcgtttttgattatttttatacagtttacaaaactttaa
- the LOC107398036 gene encoding gustatory receptor for sugar taste 43a-like isoform X1 — translation MFRDITLDPKFFHCYQPIFTTTRFLGLNPLTCHRTPKSYLLKWSWTLYSFNCVLIAILTILGFYGLESYIKAGTDGFVWSKFTQNHFLSILDFAELQLLGFYFVVVQPFGFKHFAEMMDGFGKIDSLFPDFESENERRLCIIFGSGVFVVFSMVLVFDGIVVWRNVNGTELGLKDYTFYLVYFVLIGFELQYWQLVGFIERRMRRINKNLKHSDENSHRLIFNAMIGYEHIYDVINWINKIYNIQISVFFGNSIHNNTRKFQLIISSCFLRIVLNLYVLILSIIHKDETVLLFLQVAWILLYFIRFVIILEVCHSCELQHQKTLNLIFTLITRIVRDDTKDILKNFSLKLTQNKIRFCCFAIPRINRSLFVTICSSITTFLIIFIQFTKL, via the exons ATGTTTCGTGACATCACACTCGATCCCAAATTTTTCCACTGCTACCAACCCATTTTTACCACGACCCGATTTTTGGGCCTAAACCCCCTAACTTGCCACAGAACCCCCAAGTCGTATTTATTGAAATGGTCGTGGACTTTGTACAGTTTCAACTGCGTCCTGATCGCAATcttga CAATTTTGGGGTTTTATGGTTTAGAGAGTTACATCAAAGCCGGCACTGATGGTTTCGTTTGGTCCAAATTCACCCAAAACCACTTCTTATCGATCCTCGATTTCGCCGAATTGCAACTTTTGGGTTTTTATTTCGTGGTGGTTCAACCATTTGGGTTTAAACACTTTGCCGAAATGATGGATGGTTTTGGTAAAATCGATTCGCTTTTTCCCGATTTTGAGAGTGAAAACGAGCGGAGATTGTGCATAATTTTCGGGAGTGGcgtttttgtggttttttcgATGGTTTTGGTTTTTGATGGGATTGTGGTTTGGCGGAACGTTAATGGGACCGAGTTGGGTTTAAAGGATTACACGTTTTATCTGGTTTATTTCGTTTTGATCGGCTTTGAGTTGCAGTATTGGCAGTTGGTTGGTTTCATCGAACGGAGGATGAgacgaattaataaaaatttgaaacatagtgatg aaaacaGCCATCGCTTGATTTTTAACGCCATGATTGGCTACGAGCACATTTACGACGTTATTAATTGGATCAACAAGATTTACAATATTCAGATTTCGGTATTTTTCGGAAACTCGATACATAATAATACGAGAAAATTTCAGTTGATTATTTCGAGTTGTTTCCTCCGAATTGTCCTAAATCTCTACGTCCTTATCTTATCAATTATTCACAAAGACGAAActgttttactgtttttgcAAGTCGCCTGGATTCTTCTGTATTTCATtcgttttgtaataattttggaaGTGTGTCATTCGTGTGAATTacag CACCAGAAAAccttgaatttaattttcactCTCATAACTCGTATTGTACGAGACGACACTaaagatattttgaaaaattttagtttaaaattgactcaaaataaaatcagGTTCTGCTGTTTTGCCATTCCACGGATTAATCGATCGTTGTTTGttaca ATCTGCAGCTCGATAACGAcgtttttgattatttttatacagtttacaaaactttaa
- the Rab35 gene encoding ras-related protein Rab-35 produces MARDYDHLFKLLIIGDSGVGKSSLLLRFADNTFSGSYITTIGVDFKIKTVSLDGQKVKLQIWDTAGQERFRTITSTYYRGTHGVIVVYDVTNGESFANVKRWLHEIEQNCDVVNRVLVGNKNDTPDRKVVLTEDAQRFADTMNIQLFETSAKDNVNVEEMFMAITRLVLRSKQEMKERQNITQNETVNLRKSNKQGKKKCC; encoded by the exons ATGGCCCGCGATTACGACCATTTATTCAAGCTGTTGATAATCGGCGATAGTG GCGTGGGCAAGAGTTCGTTGTTGTTGCGCTTCGCCGATAACACGTTTTCGGGCAGTTACATAACGACGATCGGTGTGGATTTCAAGATCAAGACTGTGAGTCTGGACGGGCAGAAGGTGAAGCTCCAGATCTGGGATACGGCGGGACAGGAGCGCTTTCGCACGATCACGAGCACCTACTACAGGGGCACGCATGGCGTGATCGTGGTGTACGACGTTACGAACGGGGAGTCGTTCGCTAACGTCAAGAGATGGCTGCATGAAATCGAGCAAAATTGTGATGTAGTTAATAGAGTTTTAGTGGGTAATAAGAACGATACGCCGGACAGGAAGGTGGTGTTGACTGAAGATGCGCAACGTTTCGCCGACACGATGAACATTCAACTGTTTGAAACCTCAGCCAAAGACAATGTGAATGTGGAGGAGATGTTCATGGCGATTACGAGACTGGTGCTCCGGTCGAAGCAGGAGATGAAAGAGCGGCAGAACATCACGCAGAACGAGACGGTGAACCTGAGGAAGAGCAACAAACAGGGGAAGAAAAAGTGCTGTTAG